One window of the Cryptomeria japonica chromosome 7, Sugi_1.0, whole genome shotgun sequence genome contains the following:
- the LOC131855873 gene encoding cellulose synthase-like protein E1 isoform X1: MESRDSPLYTTVAKPVAKINRAYGCVYFCAILGLLYYRIKYMPKEGYAIWILVFCAELGLAFQWVLEMSFRLWPVDRFTYPERLSERFERELPPIDVFICTADHVKEPPLDVSNTVLSTLAFNYPVEKLTCYVWDDGGSPLTFYALLEASRFAKIWVPFCHKYSIQQRCPEAYFSEYYVNENDNFPFITEWENVKKLYEEMKYRINSTVERGTVPEHQCKEHNGFKEWKPEMTPRDHPSIVQV; the protein is encoded by the exons ATGGAATCCAGAGATTCCCCACTTTACACCACAGTAGCAAAGCCAGTTGCAAAGATAAACAGAGCCTACGGATGCGTATATTTTTGTGCAATTCTGGGGCTTCTATATTATCGTATCAAGTACATGCCAAAAGAAGGATATGCAATATGGATATTGGTGTTTTGTGCAGAGCTAGGCTTGGCCTTCCAGTGGGTATTagagatgagcttcaggttgtggccAGTCGATCGATTTACTTATCCAGAAAGACTCTCTGAGAG GTTTGAGAGGGAGCTACCTCCCATTGATGTATTTATATGCACGGCTGACCATGTTAAAGAACCTCCACTGGATGTTTCAAACACTGTATTGTCTACTCTGGCTTTTAATTATCCAGTAGAAAAATTGACATGTTATGTATGGGATGATGGAGGATCCCCACTCACCTTTTATGCTCTGTTGGAAGCTTCACGTTTTGCAAAGATATGGGTTCCTTTTTGCCATAAGTATTCCATTCAGCAGCGATGCCCAGAAGCATATTTTTCTGAATATTATGTCAATGAAAATGATAACTTCCCCTTCATTACAGAATGGGAAAATGTCAAG AAATTGTACGAGGAGATGAAATATCGTATAAATAGCACTGTAGAGAGAGGCACTGTTCCAGAACATCAATGCAAAGAACACAATGGCTTCAAAGAATGGAAACCGGAGATGACTCCACGAGACCACCCGAGTATAGTTCAGGTCTAA
- the LOC131855873 gene encoding cellulose synthase-like protein E1 isoform X2, which yields MESRDSPLYTTVAKPVAKINRAYGCVYFCAILGLLYYRIKYMPKEGYAIWILVFCAELGLAFQWVLEMSFRLWPVDRFTYPERLSERFERELPPIDVFICTADHVKEPPLDVSNTVLSTLAFNYPVEKLTCYVWDDGGSPLTFYALLEASRFAKIWVPFCHKYSIQQRCPEAYFSEYYVNENDNFPFITEWENVKFV from the exons ATGGAATCCAGAGATTCCCCACTTTACACCACAGTAGCAAAGCCAGTTGCAAAGATAAACAGAGCCTACGGATGCGTATATTTTTGTGCAATTCTGGGGCTTCTATATTATCGTATCAAGTACATGCCAAAAGAAGGATATGCAATATGGATATTGGTGTTTTGTGCAGAGCTAGGCTTGGCCTTCCAGTGGGTATTagagatgagcttcaggttgtggccAGTCGATCGATTTACTTATCCAGAAAGACTCTCTGAGAG GTTTGAGAGGGAGCTACCTCCCATTGATGTATTTATATGCACGGCTGACCATGTTAAAGAACCTCCACTGGATGTTTCAAACACTGTATTGTCTACTCTGGCTTTTAATTATCCAGTAGAAAAATTGACATGTTATGTATGGGATGATGGAGGATCCCCACTCACCTTTTATGCTCTGTTGGAAGCTTCACGTTTTGCAAAGATATGGGTTCCTTTTTGCCATAAGTATTCCATTCAGCAGCGATGCCCAGAAGCATATTTTTCTGAATATTATGTCAATGAAAATGATAACTTCCCCTTCATTACAGAATGGGAAAATGTCAAG TTTGTGTAG
- the LOC131046710 gene encoding cellulose synthase-like protein E1 isoform X2, with translation MEFTDSPLYTAVPMPIAKINRVYGCVYFCAILGLMYYRIHYMPSEGYVPWMLLFCAELGLAFQWVLEMSFRWRPVDRFTYPERLSKRFGRELPPIDIFICTADPDKEPPLDVSNTVLSTLAFNYPIEKLTCYVSDDGGSPLTFYALLEASRFAKSWVPFCHKYSIQQRCPEAYFSECYDNESDSSFTTEWENVKKLYEEMKYCINTSVERGIAPEHKYKEDYGLKEWKPEMTSRDHPSIVQILLERVKDINFEGHDLPSLVYVSREKRPGHPHNFKAGALNVLIRVSALMSNAPFILTLDCDMYANNCDALREAMCFFMDSPTGHQFAYVQFPQRFHGITKYDLYAHWTNFHIRHKGMDGIEGSTYVGTGCVFRRDVLCGSERQHSSSNSIKELISSSILSMEKAAPSKRLDEAKELANCGYEENTQWGKKVGMLYDCAVEDILTGLSIHCRGWKSAYCCPKRDAFVGSAPVNLNDTLIQNKRWATGLLEIFASKYCPVTYGIRHTKLAQNMCYSYYFLWAPSSLPLICYGLVPALCMVAGLSVFPQISDPWVLLFLFLPICAYGQNALEFIYVGRGSLKSWWNDQRMWMIKGVSSYLFALIQVVMSSFIVINSYPIYEGMLVRKDKGRMPTSITVFSTLAAVLACSTASALSQSSETSILKN, from the exons ATGGAGTTCACAGATTCGCCACTTTACACCGCAGTACCAATGCCAATTGCAAAGATAAACAGAGTTTATGGATGCGTATATTTTTGTGCAATTCTGGGGCTTATGTATTATCGGATCCATTATATGCCAAGTGAAGGATATGTACCGTGGATGCTGCTATTTTGTGCAGAGCTAGGTTTGGCCTTCCAGTGGGTATTAGAGATGAGCTTCAGGTGGAGGCCTGTGGATCGATTTACCTACCCAGAAAGACTCTCTAAAAG GTTTGGGAGGGAGCTACCTCCCATTGATATATTTATATGCACGGCTGACCCTGATAAAGAACCTCCACTGGATGTTTCAAACACTGTATTGTCTACTCTGGCTTTTAATTATCCAATAGAAAAATTGACATGTTATGTATCGGATGATGGAGGATCCCCACTCACCTTTTATGCTCTGTTGGAAGCTTCACGTTTTGCAAAGAGTTGGGTTCCTTTTTGCCACAAGTATTCTATTCAGCAGAGATGCCCAGAAGCATATTTTTCTGAATGTTATGACAATGAAAGTGACAGCTCGTTCACTACAGAATGGGAAAATGTCAAG AAATTGTACGAGGAAATGAAATATTGTATAAATACAAGTGTTGAAAGAGGCATTGCTCCAGAACATAAATATAAAGAAGACTATGGTTTGAAAGAATGGAAACCGGAGATGACTTCACGAGACCACCCGAGTATAGTTCAG ATTTTGCTGGAAAGAGTCAAAGACATTAACTTTGAGGGCCATGATTTGCCCAGTCTTGTTTATGTGTCCCGTGAAAAGCGACCTGGACACCCCCATAATTTTAAGGCCGGTGCTCTTAATGTTCTG ATTAGAGTCTCTGCTCTAATGAGCAATGCTCCATTCATTCTTACTCTGGACTGTGACATGTACGCCAACAACTGTGATGCCCTTAGGGAAGCTATGTGCTTTTTCATGGACTCTCCAACAGGGCACCAATTTGCCTATGTACAGTTTCCCCAAAGGTTTCATGGCATTACCAAATACGATCTGTATGCCCATTGGACGAATTTTCAT ATACGTCATAAGGGAATGGATGGAATCGAAGGTTCGACATACGTGGGTACCGGATGCGTTTTCCGCAGGGACGTCTTATGTGGAAGCGAGCGACAACACAGCTCCTCGAATTCAATCAAAGAGCTGATTAGTTCATCAATTTTAAGCATGGAGAAAGCTGCTCCATCCAAGCGATTGGACGAGGCAAAAGAGCTTGCCAACTGCGGGTATGAGGAGAACACCCAATGGGGGAAAAAG GTCGGCATGCTCTACGATTGTGCCGTGGAAGATATTTTGACAGGGTTATCTATTCACTGCAGAGGATGGAAATCTGCTTACTGCTGTCCCAAAAGAGATGCTTTTGTGGGGTCTGCGCCTGTTAACCTGAATGATACTCTCATCCAAAATAAAAGGTGGGCAACAGGTTTACTGGAGATTTTTGCCAGCAAATATTGTCCAGTTACTTATGGGATTCGCCATACAAAACTAGCACAGAACATGTGTTACAGCTATTACTTTCTGTGGGCTCCATCTTCATTACCTTTAATCTGCTACGGTTTGGTACCAGCCTTATGCATGGTTGCAGGCCTATCGGTATTTCCTCAG ATTTCAGATCCATGGGTTCTCCTATTTCTATTTTTACCAATATGTGCATATGGACAAAATGCTCTAGAGTTTATATATGTGGGAAGAGGCTCTTTAAAATCTTGGTGGAATGATCAAAGGATGTGGATGATAAAAGGCGTGTCTTCCTATCTGTTTGCGCTCATTCAG GTGGTGATGTCGAGCTTCATAGTAATAAATAGCTATCCGATATACGAGGGTATGTTGGTGAGGAAGGACAAGGGAAGAATGCCTACTTCAATCACTGTGTTCTCTACATTGGCTGCGGTGCTTGCCTGTTCAACAGCTTCGGCCCTATCGCAGTCTTCTGAAACTTCGATTTTAAAAAATTGA
- the LOC131046710 gene encoding cellulose synthase-like protein E1 isoform X3, which translates to MEFTDSPLYTAVPMPIAKINRVYGCVYFCAILGLMYYRIHYMPSEGYVPWMLLFCAELGLAFQWVLEMSFRWRPVDRFTYPERLSKRFGRELPPIDIFICTADPDKEPPLDVSNTVLSTLAFNYPIEKLTCYVSDDGGSPLTFYALLEASRFAKSWVPFCHKYSIQQRCPEAYFSECYDNESDSSFTTEWENVKKLYEEMKYCINTSVERGIAPEHKYKEDYGLKEWKPEMTSRDHPSIVQILLERVKDINFEGHDLPSLVYVSREKRPGHPHNFKAGALNVLIRVSALMSNAPFILTLDCDMYANNCDALREAMCFFMDSPTGHQFAYVQFPQRFHGITKYDLYAHWTNFHIRHKGMDGIEGSTYVGTGCVFRRDVLCGSERQHSSSNSIKELISSSILSMEKAAPSKRLDEAKELANCGYEENTQWGKKVGMLYDCAVEDILTGLSIHCRGWKSAYCCPKRDAFVGSAPVNLNDTLIQNKRWATGLLEIFASKYCPVTYGIRHTKLAQNMCYSYYFLWAPSSLPLICYGLVPALCMVAGLSVFPQVVMSSFIVINSYPIYEGMLVRKDKGRMPTSITVFSTLAAVLACSTASALSQSSETSILKN; encoded by the exons ATGGAGTTCACAGATTCGCCACTTTACACCGCAGTACCAATGCCAATTGCAAAGATAAACAGAGTTTATGGATGCGTATATTTTTGTGCAATTCTGGGGCTTATGTATTATCGGATCCATTATATGCCAAGTGAAGGATATGTACCGTGGATGCTGCTATTTTGTGCAGAGCTAGGTTTGGCCTTCCAGTGGGTATTAGAGATGAGCTTCAGGTGGAGGCCTGTGGATCGATTTACCTACCCAGAAAGACTCTCTAAAAG GTTTGGGAGGGAGCTACCTCCCATTGATATATTTATATGCACGGCTGACCCTGATAAAGAACCTCCACTGGATGTTTCAAACACTGTATTGTCTACTCTGGCTTTTAATTATCCAATAGAAAAATTGACATGTTATGTATCGGATGATGGAGGATCCCCACTCACCTTTTATGCTCTGTTGGAAGCTTCACGTTTTGCAAAGAGTTGGGTTCCTTTTTGCCACAAGTATTCTATTCAGCAGAGATGCCCAGAAGCATATTTTTCTGAATGTTATGACAATGAAAGTGACAGCTCGTTCACTACAGAATGGGAAAATGTCAAG AAATTGTACGAGGAAATGAAATATTGTATAAATACAAGTGTTGAAAGAGGCATTGCTCCAGAACATAAATATAAAGAAGACTATGGTTTGAAAGAATGGAAACCGGAGATGACTTCACGAGACCACCCGAGTATAGTTCAG ATTTTGCTGGAAAGAGTCAAAGACATTAACTTTGAGGGCCATGATTTGCCCAGTCTTGTTTATGTGTCCCGTGAAAAGCGACCTGGACACCCCCATAATTTTAAGGCCGGTGCTCTTAATGTTCTG ATTAGAGTCTCTGCTCTAATGAGCAATGCTCCATTCATTCTTACTCTGGACTGTGACATGTACGCCAACAACTGTGATGCCCTTAGGGAAGCTATGTGCTTTTTCATGGACTCTCCAACAGGGCACCAATTTGCCTATGTACAGTTTCCCCAAAGGTTTCATGGCATTACCAAATACGATCTGTATGCCCATTGGACGAATTTTCAT ATACGTCATAAGGGAATGGATGGAATCGAAGGTTCGACATACGTGGGTACCGGATGCGTTTTCCGCAGGGACGTCTTATGTGGAAGCGAGCGACAACACAGCTCCTCGAATTCAATCAAAGAGCTGATTAGTTCATCAATTTTAAGCATGGAGAAAGCTGCTCCATCCAAGCGATTGGACGAGGCAAAAGAGCTTGCCAACTGCGGGTATGAGGAGAACACCCAATGGGGGAAAAAG GTCGGCATGCTCTACGATTGTGCCGTGGAAGATATTTTGACAGGGTTATCTATTCACTGCAGAGGATGGAAATCTGCTTACTGCTGTCCCAAAAGAGATGCTTTTGTGGGGTCTGCGCCTGTTAACCTGAATGATACTCTCATCCAAAATAAAAGGTGGGCAACAGGTTTACTGGAGATTTTTGCCAGCAAATATTGTCCAGTTACTTATGGGATTCGCCATACAAAACTAGCACAGAACATGTGTTACAGCTATTACTTTCTGTGGGCTCCATCTTCATTACCTTTAATCTGCTACGGTTTGGTACCAGCCTTATGCATGGTTGCAGGCCTATCGGTATTTCCTCAG GTGGTGATGTCGAGCTTCATAGTAATAAATAGCTATCCGATATACGAGGGTATGTTGGTGAGGAAGGACAAGGGAAGAATGCCTACTTCAATCACTGTGTTCTCTACATTGGCTGCGGTGCTTGCCTGTTCAACAGCTTCGGCCCTATCGCAGTCTTCTGAAACTTCGATTTTAAAAAATTGA
- the LOC131046710 gene encoding cellulose synthase-like protein E6 isoform X1, with protein MEFTDSPLYTAVPMPIAKINRVYGCVYFCAILGLMYYRIHYMPSEGYVPWMLLFCAELGLAFQWVLEMSFRWRPVDRFTYPERLSKRFGRELPPIDIFICTADPDKEPPLDVSNTVLSTLAFNYPIEKLTCYVSDDGGSPLTFYALLEASRFAKSWVPFCHKYSIQQRCPEAYFSECYDNESDSSFTTEWENVKKLYEEMKYCINTSVERGIAPEHKYKEDYGLKEWKPEMTSRDHPSIVQILLERVKDINFEGHDLPSLVYVSREKRPGHPHNFKAGALNVLIRVSALMSNAPFILTLDCDMYANNCDALREAMCFFMDSPTGHQFAYVQFPQRFHGITKYDLYAHWTNFHIRHKGMDGIEGSTYVGTGCVFRRDVLCGSERQHSSSNSIKELISSSILSMEKAAPSKRLDEAKELANCGYEENTQWGKKVGMLYDCAVEDILTGLSIHCRGWKSAYCCPKRDAFVGSAPVNLNDTLIQNKRWATGLLEIFASKYCPVTYGIRHTKLAQNMCYSYYFLWAPSSLPLICYGLVPALCMVAGLSVFPQISDPWVLLFLFLPICAYGQNALEFIYVGRGSLKSWWNDQRMWMIKGVSSYLFALIQVVCKLLGTSKVGFEVTSKMFDSELGKRYEAEIFELGVSSVLFIPFSIIALINLMALACRIVGVMREGYSAMADMFVQVVMSSFIVINSYPIYEGMLVRKDKGRMPTSITVFSTLAAVLACSTASALSQSSETSILKN; from the exons ATGGAGTTCACAGATTCGCCACTTTACACCGCAGTACCAATGCCAATTGCAAAGATAAACAGAGTTTATGGATGCGTATATTTTTGTGCAATTCTGGGGCTTATGTATTATCGGATCCATTATATGCCAAGTGAAGGATATGTACCGTGGATGCTGCTATTTTGTGCAGAGCTAGGTTTGGCCTTCCAGTGGGTATTAGAGATGAGCTTCAGGTGGAGGCCTGTGGATCGATTTACCTACCCAGAAAGACTCTCTAAAAG GTTTGGGAGGGAGCTACCTCCCATTGATATATTTATATGCACGGCTGACCCTGATAAAGAACCTCCACTGGATGTTTCAAACACTGTATTGTCTACTCTGGCTTTTAATTATCCAATAGAAAAATTGACATGTTATGTATCGGATGATGGAGGATCCCCACTCACCTTTTATGCTCTGTTGGAAGCTTCACGTTTTGCAAAGAGTTGGGTTCCTTTTTGCCACAAGTATTCTATTCAGCAGAGATGCCCAGAAGCATATTTTTCTGAATGTTATGACAATGAAAGTGACAGCTCGTTCACTACAGAATGGGAAAATGTCAAG AAATTGTACGAGGAAATGAAATATTGTATAAATACAAGTGTTGAAAGAGGCATTGCTCCAGAACATAAATATAAAGAAGACTATGGTTTGAAAGAATGGAAACCGGAGATGACTTCACGAGACCACCCGAGTATAGTTCAG ATTTTGCTGGAAAGAGTCAAAGACATTAACTTTGAGGGCCATGATTTGCCCAGTCTTGTTTATGTGTCCCGTGAAAAGCGACCTGGACACCCCCATAATTTTAAGGCCGGTGCTCTTAATGTTCTG ATTAGAGTCTCTGCTCTAATGAGCAATGCTCCATTCATTCTTACTCTGGACTGTGACATGTACGCCAACAACTGTGATGCCCTTAGGGAAGCTATGTGCTTTTTCATGGACTCTCCAACAGGGCACCAATTTGCCTATGTACAGTTTCCCCAAAGGTTTCATGGCATTACCAAATACGATCTGTATGCCCATTGGACGAATTTTCAT ATACGTCATAAGGGAATGGATGGAATCGAAGGTTCGACATACGTGGGTACCGGATGCGTTTTCCGCAGGGACGTCTTATGTGGAAGCGAGCGACAACACAGCTCCTCGAATTCAATCAAAGAGCTGATTAGTTCATCAATTTTAAGCATGGAGAAAGCTGCTCCATCCAAGCGATTGGACGAGGCAAAAGAGCTTGCCAACTGCGGGTATGAGGAGAACACCCAATGGGGGAAAAAG GTCGGCATGCTCTACGATTGTGCCGTGGAAGATATTTTGACAGGGTTATCTATTCACTGCAGAGGATGGAAATCTGCTTACTGCTGTCCCAAAAGAGATGCTTTTGTGGGGTCTGCGCCTGTTAACCTGAATGATACTCTCATCCAAAATAAAAGGTGGGCAACAGGTTTACTGGAGATTTTTGCCAGCAAATATTGTCCAGTTACTTATGGGATTCGCCATACAAAACTAGCACAGAACATGTGTTACAGCTATTACTTTCTGTGGGCTCCATCTTCATTACCTTTAATCTGCTACGGTTTGGTACCAGCCTTATGCATGGTTGCAGGCCTATCGGTATTTCCTCAG ATTTCAGATCCATGGGTTCTCCTATTTCTATTTTTACCAATATGTGCATATGGACAAAATGCTCTAGAGTTTATATATGTGGGAAGAGGCTCTTTAAAATCTTGGTGGAATGATCAAAGGATGTGGATGATAAAAGGCGTGTCTTCCTATCTGTTTGCGCTCATTCAGGTCGTCTGTAAACTACTTGGAACATCCAAAGTGGGTTTCGAAGTGACAAGCAAAATGTTTGATAGCGAATTAGGCAAACGATATGAGGCAGAAATTTTTGAGTTGGGGGTTTCGTCTGTGTTGTTTATACCTTTTTCTATCATAGCATTGATAAATCTGATGGCATTAGCGTGTAGAATTGTAGGCGTTATGAGAGAAGGTTATTCAGCCATGGCAGATATGTTTGTGCAGGTGGTGATGTCGAGCTTCATAGTAATAAATAGCTATCCGATATACGAGGGTATGTTGGTGAGGAAGGACAAGGGAAGAATGCCTACTTCAATCACTGTGTTCTCTACATTGGCTGCGGTGCTTGCCTGTTCAACAGCTTCGGCCCTATCGCAGTCTTCTGAAACTTCGATTTTAAAAAATTGA